In a genomic window of Caloenas nicobarica isolate bCalNic1 chromosome 1, bCalNic1.hap1, whole genome shotgun sequence:
- the TMEM45A gene encoding transmembrane protein 45A has product MGNFKGHALPGSFFLLFGLWWSVKYPLKYACRKNKNACYLGSRAGFQRLEFIEGIIKAVFALIGMVAEQFVPDGPHLKLYNYEEKHWDHLMNWQHATMYLFYGISGLVDIVAHGTNTLPVAMDRMMLSLAVFIEGFLFCYHLHGRAMLDVHVHQLLLFAIFGAAVCIFLEVFFRGSIVLEMFRTSLCILQGSWFWQIGFVLYPPNGSPEWNQTDHTNMMFLTMCYCWHYAFAFLILAVNYTIVSWAVRSKVKQSQSMEMGLLKTSERDQESEDEI; this is encoded by the exons ATGGGCAATTTCAAAGGGCATGCCCTACCTGgaagctttttccttctttttggcTTGTGGTGGTCAGTAAAGTATCCCCTTAAGTACGCCTGTCGAAAAAACAAGAACGCTTGCTACCTTGGTTCCAGGGCAGGATTTCAGCGCCTGGAGTTTATTGAAGGGATCATCAAAGCTGTCTTTGCCTTGATTG GAATGGTGGCCGAGCAGTTCGTTCCCGATGGACCTCATCTGAAGCTGTATAATTATGAGGAAAAGCATTGGGACCACCTGATGAACTGGCAACATGCCACCATGTACCTCTTCTATGGCATTTCAGGGTTGGTTGACATCGTGGCACATGGGACCAACACGTTACCAGTGGCCATGGACAGGATGATGCTTTCCTTAGCAGTGTTCATTGAAG GTTTTCTCTTTTGCTACCATCTTCATGGGAGAGCTATGCTGGATGTTCATGTTCATCAGTTATTGCTATTTGCTATCTTTGGAGCTGCTGTTTGCATATTTCTGGAAGTTTTTTTCCGTGGCAGTATTGTGCTAGAGATGTTTCGTACAAGCCTCTGCATATTACAAGGCAGCTGGTTCTGGCAG ATTGGCTTTGTGCTTTATCCTCCAAATGGTAGCCCAGAGTGGAATCAGACAGATCATACTAACATGATGTTCCTGACCATGTGCTATTGCTGGCATtatgcctttgcttttcttatacTTGCAGTGAATTACACGATCGTCAGCTG GGCAGTTCGTTCAAAGGTTAAACAGTCCCAGTCCATGGAAATGGGATTACTGAAAACATCTGAACGAGATCAGGAGTCAGAAGATGAAATTTAG